The following are encoded in a window of Nomia melanderi isolate GNS246 chromosome 6, iyNomMela1, whole genome shotgun sequence genomic DNA:
- the LOC116430383 gene encoding natterin-4-like isoform X1, with product MTGYKWVRFTGARYVVPGMVSVGKDLDGLTLVVGRAFHHGDMLPAKVKPEHGVAYVCHLGQEHIKHDFEILLPADFNWTRASHGHVPENAVEAGRTVEGEMLYVGRTWHRGAPCVGKVHRSHGVLYVPFDGKEISFREYEVLVQN from the exons ATGACAG GATACAAATGGGTAAGATTCACTGGCGCTCGTTACGTAGTGCCAGGAATGGTCTCAGTCGGCAAGGATCTGGACGGATTGACTCTTGTTGTCGGTCGTGCTTTTCATCACGGCGATATGCTCCCCGCGAAGGTGAAGCCCGAACATGGCGTCGCTTACGTCTGTCACCTTGGACAGGAACATATAAAACACGATTTCGAG ATTCTGTTGCCAGCTGATTTTAACTGGACCCGAGCTTCACATGGCCACGTTCCCGAAAACGCAGTCGAAGCTGGAAGAACAGTCGAAGGAGAGATGCTTTATGTTGGTCGTACATGGCACAGGGGTGCGCCATGTGTCGGAAAG gtGCATAGATCTCACGGTGTACTATATGTGCCCTTCGATGGAAAGGAAATCTCGTTTAGGGAATATGAAGTTTTGGTACAAAATTAG
- the LOC116430383 gene encoding natterin-3-like isoform X2 — protein sequence MVSVGKDLDGLTLVVGRAFHHGDMLPAKVKPEHGVAYVCHLGQEHIKHDFEILLPADFNWTRASHGHVPENAVEAGRTVEGEMLYVGRTWHRGAPCVGKVHRSHGVLYVPFDGKEISFREYEVLVQN from the exons ATGGTCTCAGTCGGCAAGGATCTGGACGGATTGACTCTTGTTGTCGGTCGTGCTTTTCATCACGGCGATATGCTCCCCGCGAAGGTGAAGCCCGAACATGGCGTCGCTTACGTCTGTCACCTTGGACAGGAACATATAAAACACGATTTCGAG ATTCTGTTGCCAGCTGATTTTAACTGGACCCGAGCTTCACATGGCCACGTTCCCGAAAACGCAGTCGAAGCTGGAAGAACAGTCGAAGGAGAGATGCTTTATGTTGGTCGTACATGGCACAGGGGTGCGCCATGTGTCGGAAAG gtGCATAGATCTCACGGTGTACTATATGTGCCCTTCGATGGAAAGGAAATCTCGTTTAGGGAATATGAAGTTTTGGTACAAAATTAG